A part of Deltaproteobacteria bacterium genomic DNA contains:
- a CDS encoding diacylglycerol kinase family lipid kinase has product MKVRFILNPTAGRSGRLKALSGAVKKVLAAEEGIFEIRSAADRSGMRDLAADAVAKGYEVVFACGGDGTINDVASELVGKGTALGILPAGSGNALARALGIPEDVEEGVRLLKTGRIAKMDVGVACGRYFFSTAGFAFEARLSRRYNKGRLSRRLRGLSPYFMLAPWEFLRFRPGPVRLSIDGKDIDGKPLLLTAANTSHLGGGAVIAPGAENDDGLLDFCFVHRTGIFSALDLARRLLSGKIDKHGRYETARGRKAVIMGRDFRDAHVDGEPFQWPGDVDISVLYRKLNVLVPESGRSERTASPGPPP; this is encoded by the coding sequence TTGAAGGTCCGTTTCATCCTCAACCCCACTGCCGGGCGCTCTGGAAGGCTTAAAGCCCTCTCCGGGGCGGTTAAAAAAGTGCTGGCGGCGGAAGAGGGCATATTCGAGATAAGGTCCGCAGCCGACAGGTCCGGCATGAGGGACCTCGCGGCCGATGCGGTCGCCAAGGGATACGAGGTGGTCTTCGCCTGCGGCGGGGACGGGACCATAAACGACGTGGCATCCGAGCTCGTTGGCAAAGGGACGGCACTCGGCATACTGCCTGCCGGCTCCGGCAACGCGCTTGCGAGGGCCCTCGGGATACCCGAGGACGTGGAGGAAGGGGTAAGGCTACTCAAGACCGGCAGAATAGCGAAGATGGACGTAGGAGTCGCGTGCGGCCGTTATTTCTTCTCTACCGCGGGATTCGCCTTCGAGGCCCGCCTTAGCAGGCGCTATAACAAGGGCCGGTTGAGCAGGAGGTTGAGGGGGCTTTCGCCGTATTTTATGCTCGCGCCCTGGGAGTTCCTCCGCTTCAGGCCAGGGCCGGTCCGCCTGAGCATCGACGGCAAGGACATCGACGGCAAGCCGCTCCTCCTCACGGCCGCAAATACGAGCCACCTGGGCGGGGGCGCTGTGATTGCCCCGGGCGCGGAGAACGATGACGGCCTACTGGACTTCTGTTTCGTCCACAGGACCGGAATCTTTTCGGCCCTGGACCTCGCCCGGAGACTCCTCTCCGGCAAAATAGATAAGCACGGCAGATACGAGACCGCCCGCGGCAGGAAGGCCGTGATCATGGGCCGGGACTTCAGGGACGCGCACGTTGACGGGGAACCTTTCCAATGGCCCGGGGACGTTGATATCTCCGTCCTATACCGTAAGCTCAACGTGCTCGTGCCTGAAAGCGGCAGATCCGAAAGGACTGCCTCTCCCGGACCGCCTCCTTG
- a CDS encoding YbhB/YbcL family Raf kinase inhibitor-like protein — MIANSFTRASKELLKTEVNVFRIESPDFKEGGHIPRKYTCEGENLSPPLIWSEPPPGTKSYVLVLEDPDAPMGTFVHWVVFDVPTDMTGLYRGAGNNGTGLENGMKHGMTDFGQIGYGGPCPPKGHGMHRYSFILKATDLPSLGLDEGSKKSELERALKGHVLAETRITAVYQR, encoded by the coding sequence ATGATTGCGAACTCGTTCACGAGAGCATCCAAAGAGCTCCTTAAAACGGAGGTCAATGTGTTCCGAATCGAGAGTCCTGATTTCAAGGAAGGCGGGCATATCCCGAGGAAGTATACCTGCGAGGGAGAGAACCTCTCGCCGCCCCTCATCTGGAGTGAGCCCCCTCCGGGAACAAAAAGCTATGTCCTCGTACTGGAGGACCCTGACGCTCCCATGGGGACTTTCGTCCACTGGGTCGTATTCGACGTTCCGACCGATATGACCGGGCTCTACAGGGGCGCGGGCAACAACGGGACAGGGCTCGAAAACGGCATGAAGCACGGCATGACGGACTTCGGCCAAATAGGCTATGGCGGCCCGTGCCCGCCGAAGGGGCACGGCATGCACAGGTACAGCTTCATACTCAAAGCGACCGACCTGCCTTCGCTCGGCCTCGACGAGGGCTCGAAAAAAAGCGAGCTGGAACGGGCCTTGAAAGGGCACGTGCTCGCAGAAACGCGGATAACAGCGGTATACCAGCGTTAG
- a CDS encoding CoB--CoM heterodisulfide reductase iron-sulfur subunit B family protein — MAEELKYAYYPGCVSQHMTRETNDATRLVARKLGIGLYDMPKANCCGAGLLTDYDYRLYLALNARIFAEAEAMEMDIMTICSTCLMVMSTANRDLKRDPRLLEETNKVLAAAGLHYSGKIEVKQLLWVLAGDYGLERLKEQVTSPLSWLKVAPFYGCHSLRPSDALGFDDPEKPWSLEATIMALGAEPVEYSGKTKCCGFQVDLVAEKTATKMTGVRLLDGKRNGADCFVTPCPFCHINLDNYQGLAEKAVNERIDMPVFHLSQLVGLAMGLSPKEMGLSRHLVSPERVLK; from the coding sequence TTGGCCGAGGAACTGAAATACGCCTACTATCCCGGTTGTGTATCCCAGCACATGACCAGGGAGACGAACGACGCGACAAGGCTCGTCGCCCGGAAGCTCGGCATAGGGCTTTACGACATGCCCAAAGCCAACTGCTGCGGCGCAGGGCTCCTTACAGACTACGATTACCGGCTCTATTTGGCCCTCAACGCCCGCATATTCGCCGAGGCCGAGGCCATGGAGATGGACATAATGACCATATGCTCAACCTGCCTAATGGTCATGAGCACGGCGAACAGGGACCTCAAAAGGGACCCGCGCCTCCTTGAGGAGACGAACAAGGTGCTCGCGGCTGCCGGGCTCCATTACAGCGGGAAAATCGAGGTAAAACAGCTCCTGTGGGTGCTGGCAGGAGATTACGGGCTTGAGAGGCTCAAGGAGCAGGTCACAAGCCCCTTATCATGGCTCAAGGTCGCGCCTTTCTATGGCTGTCACAGCCTTAGGCCCTCGGACGCCCTCGGGTTCGACGACCCTGAAAAACCCTGGTCGCTTGAAGCCACTATAATGGCGCTCGGCGCGGAGCCCGTAGAGTACAGTGGGAAGACCAAGTGCTGCGGCTTCCAGGTGGACCTTGTAGCCGAGAAGACCGCAACAAAGATGACGGGCGTCCGCCTCCTCGACGGAAAAAGGAACGGGGCCGACTGCTTCGTAACGCCGTGCCCCTTCTGCCACATAAACCTGGACAATTACCAGGGCCTTGCCGAAAAAGCTGTCAATGAACGGATCGACATGCCTGTCTTCCATCTCTCCCAGCTCGTGGGGCTCGCGATGGGCTTGAGCCCCAAGGAGATGGGGCTCTCAAGGCACCTGGTCTCGCCGGAGAGGGTGCTCAAGTAG
- a CDS encoding succinate dehydrogenase/fumarate reductase iron-sulfur subunit, producing MEIKFSIRRHDPMDRENPGPYYRDYVVEATEGMTVLEALLNISEEQDPTLAFRRSCRSAICGSCAMTVNGFARLTCNLQVIPEYEKMGTMRIEPLANHRTIKDLVVDMAPFWEKMEKVSPFLMPAGGSEGNPVTIEDQAGIDESQRCIMCGCCNAECNSLEIDERFIAPAASAKAWRFVGDVREGHQGKRLERLSEEHGIWDCVRCIHCTQYCPKDVKPLKQIESLRSAAMKKGVLENPGAKHVEAMADSVERFGRLDEAAMTFKTLGFLRSLGMIPLGLRMERHGKMPRPYLFPQIMEIDEVRAIYDEMEKKEGLKPKKEE from the coding sequence ATGGAAATAAAATTCAGCATAAGGCGGCATGACCCGATGGACCGGGAGAACCCGGGGCCGTACTACCGGGATTATGTCGTCGAGGCCACAGAGGGCATGACCGTGCTCGAGGCGCTCCTTAATATTTCCGAGGAGCAGGACCCCACGCTCGCCTTCAGGAGGTCGTGCCGCTCGGCCATATGCGGCTCCTGCGCCATGACAGTGAACGGGTTTGCAAGGCTCACTTGCAACCTGCAGGTAATACCAGAGTACGAGAAGATGGGTACCATGAGGATAGAGCCACTCGCGAACCACAGGACCATAAAGGACCTCGTGGTGGACATGGCCCCTTTCTGGGAGAAGATGGAGAAGGTCTCGCCTTTCCTTATGCCCGCTGGCGGAAGCGAAGGGAACCCGGTCACCATAGAGGACCAGGCCGGGATAGACGAGAGCCAGAGGTGCATAATGTGCGGCTGCTGCAACGCCGAGTGCAACTCTCTTGAGATAGACGAGCGCTTCATCGCCCCGGCTGCCTCCGCAAAGGCGTGGAGGTTCGTAGGAGACGTCCGGGAAGGGCACCAGGGGAAGAGGCTTGAGAGGCTTTCGGAGGAGCACGGCATATGGGACTGCGTCCGCTGCATACATTGCACGCAGTATTGCCCCAAGGACGTAAAGCCGCTTAAGCAGATAGAGAGCCTCCGCTCGGCCGCGATGAAGAAAGGCGTCCTCGAAAACCCGGGCGCCAAACACGTAGAGGCGATGGCCGATTCGGTCGAGAGGTTCGGACGGCTCGACGAGGCCGCAATGACCTTCAAGACACTGGGTTTCCTCCGCTCTCTCGGGATGATACCGCTTGGGCTCAGGATGGAGAGGCACGGCAAGATGCCCCGCCCGTACCTTTTCCCTCAGATAATGGAGATAGACGAGGTCAGGGCGATCTACGACGAGATGGAGAAGAAGGAAGGCCTTAAGCCGAAGAAGGAGGAGTAG
- a CDS encoding FAD-dependent oxidoreductase, producing MVTHDCVIIGAGLAGMRAAIEAARSGLDTALVTKIYPVRSHSVAAQGGINSALKETDSWEAHAFDTVKGSDWLGDQDAIEAMCKEGPGDILELEGMGAIFSRDIKGHIAQRPFGGAGYPRTCYLADRTGHALLHVMYEQVLKHGVFIYDEWHVTRLVVEDGRVSGVIAMELDTGKLHRLRSKSVIMATGGYGRVYRTTTNALSSTGDGLGLALDAGLPLMDMEFVQFHPTVLKRTGILMTEGARGEGGFLLNSLGERFMERYAPKVKELASRDVVSRAEQTEIEEGRGVDGCVFLDLRHLGADTIKSKLSQIRELAMDFAGVDPIEAPVPVKPGAHYSMGGIRADMDGQTGIAGLFAAGECACVSVHGANRLGGNSLLEAVVFGRRAGKKASEYAESAELTPFPDSALRDAANEVAGILKREKGERVYALRDEMAGVMEEHCGIFRSRERLGKGLDKIRDIKERYGKAALIDRGDRFNAELLHMIELGSMLDASEAILVSALNREESRGSHFRTDFPKRNDAEWLKHTLVVKRGNDFIIGYKDVKITRFEPEERKY from the coding sequence CTGGTAACGCATGACTGTGTCATAATAGGCGCGGGGCTCGCGGGCATGAGGGCCGCCATAGAGGCGGCCAGAAGCGGGCTCGACACCGCCCTCGTGACCAAGATATACCCGGTGAGGAGCCATTCGGTAGCGGCCCAGGGAGGCATAAACTCGGCCCTCAAGGAGACCGATTCCTGGGAGGCGCACGCCTTCGACACCGTCAAGGGTAGCGACTGGCTTGGCGACCAGGACGCGATAGAGGCCATGTGCAAGGAGGGGCCCGGAGACATCCTCGAGCTCGAAGGCATGGGCGCCATTTTCAGCCGCGATATTAAAGGCCATATCGCCCAGAGGCCTTTCGGCGGGGCAGGCTATCCGAGGACCTGCTACCTCGCGGACAGGACCGGGCACGCCCTCCTTCATGTAATGTACGAGCAGGTCTTGAAGCACGGTGTCTTCATCTACGACGAGTGGCACGTAACAAGGCTCGTCGTCGAGGATGGCAGGGTCTCCGGCGTGATCGCGATGGAGCTTGATACCGGTAAGCTCCATAGGCTCCGCTCGAAGTCGGTCATAATGGCCACAGGCGGCTACGGCAGGGTCTACAGGACCACAACGAACGCGCTCTCATCGACAGGCGACGGCCTGGGGCTCGCGCTCGATGCCGGGCTCCCGCTTATGGACATGGAGTTCGTCCAGTTCCACCCGACGGTCCTTAAAAGGACGGGCATCCTCATGACCGAGGGCGCGAGGGGCGAGGGCGGTTTTCTCCTGAACTCGCTCGGCGAAAGGTTCATGGAGAGGTACGCGCCCAAGGTAAAGGAGCTTGCGAGCCGGGACGTGGTAAGCCGCGCCGAGCAGACCGAGATAGAGGAGGGAAGGGGCGTTGACGGCTGCGTTTTCCTGGACCTGAGGCACCTGGGCGCGGACACCATAAAATCGAAGCTATCGCAGATAAGGGAACTCGCGATGGATTTCGCCGGGGTGGACCCGATAGAGGCGCCCGTGCCCGTAAAGCCCGGCGCGCATTATTCGATGGGCGGCATCCGGGCCGACATGGACGGCCAGACCGGCATTGCGGGCCTCTTTGCCGCGGGCGAGTGCGCCTGCGTAAGCGTACACGGAGCGAACAGGCTCGGAGGGAACTCGCTCCTTGAGGCCGTGGTCTTCGGCAGGCGCGCCGGGAAAAAGGCCTCCGAGTATGCTGAATCCGCCGAGCTTACGCCCTTCCCCGATTCGGCCCTCCGCGATGCGGCAAACGAGGTCGCCGGAATACTCAAGAGGGAAAAGGGAGAGCGGGTCTACGCGCTAAGGGACGAGATGGCCGGGGTCATGGAGGAGCACTGCGGCATTTTTAGAAGCAGGGAAAGGCTCGGGAAAGGGCTCGACAAAATAAGGGATATAAAGGAGAGGTACGGGAAGGCGGCCCTCATCGACAGGGGAGACCGCTTCAACGCCGAGCTCCTTCATATGATAGAGCTCGGGAGCATGCTCGACGCCTCGGAAGCCATACTGGTGAGCGCGTTAAACAGGGAAGAATCCAGGGGCTCGCATTTCAGGACGGACTTCCCGAAAAGAAACGACGCGGAGTGGCTCAAGCACACGCTAGTAGTAAAGCGCGGCAATGATTTTATCATAGGATACAAGGACGTGAAGATTACCAGGTTCGAACCGGAAGAAAGAAAGTATTAG
- a CDS encoding 2-oxoacid:acceptor oxidoreductase family protein, whose protein sequence is MSERYEIRLSGSGGQGMILAGIIMAEAAAIYGDKNAVQSQSYGPESRGGASKAEVIISAGPIDYPKATAIDCMLAMTQEACTKYHHDIKDGGILIVDSDNVKTLPSGGFKVHGFPITSIARDELGKIIVANIVSLGAMTGLTKVVKYESVEQAVLARVPAAFVDLNKKALQRGYELTKDLK, encoded by the coding sequence ATGAGCGAAAGGTACGAGATAAGGTTGAGCGGCTCCGGCGGCCAGGGCATGATACTGGCAGGCATAATAATGGCCGAGGCCGCCGCCATATACGGCGATAAGAACGCGGTCCAGTCACAGTCCTACGGCCCCGAGTCCAGGGGCGGCGCCTCCAAGGCCGAGGTCATCATCTCCGCAGGGCCCATAGACTACCCGAAGGCTACTGCAATAGACTGCATGCTCGCCATGACCCAGGAGGCATGCACCAAGTATCACCATGATATAAAGGACGGCGGCATCCTTATCGTGGACTCGGACAACGTAAAAACCCTCCCGAGCGGCGGCTTCAAGGTGCACGGCTTCCCAATTACCTCGATAGCCAGGGACGAGCTCGGGAAGATCATAGTCGCCAATATCGTCTCTCTCGGCGCGATGACCGGCCTCACAAAAGTCGTCAAGTACGAGTCCGTTGAGCAGGCGGTCCTCGCAAGGGTGCCGGCCGCTTTCGTGGACCTCAACAAGAAGGCCCTGCAGCGCGGGTACGAGCTGACAAAAGATTTGAAATAA
- a CDS encoding 2-oxoacid:ferredoxin oxidoreductase subunit beta, giving the protein MSTIAEKKEKVSVPFDYNKYLRPNKLPHIWCPGCGHGIVLKALLRAIDKAGLEKDNICMVSGIGCSSRTPGYVDFNTLHTLHGRAMAFATGVKLAKPEMKVIVITGDGDALAIGGNHFIHACRRNIDMTVLVMTNSTYGMTGGQYSPTTPLDAIATTSRYGNIEPPFDACEMAKVSGATFVARGTAYHTIELEKTIHDALVHKGTSVIDIIDACPTYFGRANKYKSATHMMEEIEKDGTVNVKQAEKLTPEQLKGKVLRGVLHKVERPEYCEQYENLIMQKATSKK; this is encoded by the coding sequence ATGTCAACGATAGCGGAAAAGAAGGAAAAGGTAAGCGTCCCCTTCGATTATAATAAGTATCTCAGGCCCAATAAGCTCCCGCACATCTGGTGTCCTGGCTGCGGCCACGGGATAGTGCTTAAGGCGCTGCTCAGGGCCATAGACAAGGCCGGGCTCGAAAAAGACAACATCTGCATGGTCTCAGGGATCGGCTGCTCGTCGAGGACCCCGGGATACGTGGACTTCAACACCCTCCACACGCTCCACGGGAGGGCGATGGCCTTCGCAACGGGCGTAAAGCTCGCGAAGCCGGAGATGAAGGTTATAGTCATAACCGGCGACGGAGACGCGCTGGCCATAGGCGGGAACCATTTCATACACGCATGCAGGCGCAACATAGACATGACCGTGCTGGTCATGACCAACTCGACTTACGGCATGACCGGCGGGCAGTATTCCCCGACTACACCCCTCGATGCAATCGCCACGACCAGCCGCTATGGCAACATCGAGCCCCCGTTCGACGCGTGCGAGATGGCAAAGGTGTCGGGCGCGACGTTCGTCGCGAGGGGCACGGCCTACCACACGATAGAGCTCGAAAAAACGATACACGACGCGCTGGTCCACAAGGGCACCTCGGTAATAGACATCATAGACGCCTGCCCGACCTACTTCGGCAGGGCCAACAAGTACAAGAGCGCGACCCATATGATGGAGGAGATCGAAAAGGACGGGACCGTTAACGTGAAGCAGGCGGAGAAGCTCACGCCTGAGCAGCTTAAGGGCAAGGTGCTACGCGGGGTGCTCCACAAGGTCGAGCGGCCCGAGTACTGCGAGCAGTACGAGAACCTCATAATGCAGAAGGCTACGTCGAAAAAATAG